DNA from Desulfuromonas sp. AOP6:
GGTGCAGTCGAATTCGGTGGCCCTGGCTCTTGAAGACGCCTGGGGGGTCTCGCCCCTGGCCAGCGGCCTTGTTCTGGCCGTGCTGACCGGTATCGTCATTATCGGCGGTATCCGCCGCATCGGCAAGGTGACGGAAAAGCTGGTGCCGATCATGGGGATTTTCTACGTGGCCGGTGCCCTGCTCATCCTCATCCTCAACGCCGACAAGGTTCCCGGCGCCTTCGCCCTCATTTTCAGTCATGCCTTTGCCCCCGCCTCGGCGGCGGGAGGTTTTGCCGGGGCCGCTGTCTCCGCCGCCATCCGCTTCGGTGTGGCCCGGGGTGTCTTCTCCAACGAGGCGGGTCTGGGCAGCGCCCCCATCGCCCATGCCGCCGCCAGGACCAAAAGCCCGGTGCGTCAGGGGCTCATCGCCATGACGGGAGTCTTTTTCGACACCATCATCGTCTGTTCCATGACCGCCCTGGTCATTCTGTCCACGGGCGTGTGGACCAGCGGTGCTACCTCCAGTGCCCTGACTCAGGCGGCCTTCAACGCCGGCATGCCCGGCCCCGGCGGGCTCATCGTCACTATCGGCATCGCCGTCTTCGCCTATTCAACCATGATCGGCTGGGCCTATTACGGTGAAGAGTGCATCGAATATATCTTCGGCATGAAGGCCCGCACCCCCTACCGTTACATCTTCTGCCTGGTCATCGCTATCGGCGCCGTCCAGAAGGTCGGTTTTGTCTGGGATTTCAGCGACACCATGAACGGCGCCATGGCCATCCCCAACCTTATCGGTCTCATCGGTCTCTCCGGGGTGGTGGTGAAGGTGACCCGTGAGGCCTTTAGCGATCCGGAGAAATACCTCTGATAACCAAGGATGACAAAGGGGCGGCTTGCCTGATTGCCACCGTTGCCGTGGCCGCCCCTCTCGATAAGACTCTCGCCTATCGG
Protein-coding regions in this window:
- a CDS encoding sodium:alanine symporter family protein gives rise to the protein MSTVNGFVWGPVMLAFLVGTGVYLSFRLGFLQFRQLPRALRLVFKKPDSEALEGDISPFQALTTALSATIGTGNIAGVATAIVLGGPGAIFWMWVCAIFGMATKYAEAVLAVKYREHLPDGTMQGGPMRYIAEGLGLKWLGWIFALFGSIAAFGIGSMVQSNSVALALEDAWGVSPLASGLVLAVLTGIVIIGGIRRIGKVTEKLVPIMGIFYVAGALLILILNADKVPGAFALIFSHAFAPASAAGGFAGAAVSAAIRFGVARGVFSNEAGLGSAPIAHAAARTKSPVRQGLIAMTGVFFDTIIVCSMTALVILSTGVWTSGATSSALTQAAFNAGMPGPGGLIVTIGIAVFAYSTMIGWAYYGEECIEYIFGMKARTPYRYIFCLVIAIGAVQKVGFVWDFSDTMNGAMAIPNLIGLIGLSGVVVKVTREAFSDPEKYL